The sequence CTGCGGTGGGGTGCCGATCCCTTGCCAGATAATCGGCGTAGGCGGCCCTCAAGGCCCCCTGAAGCAGCCGGTCGCGCACGGGCCGGCCGTTGACGAACAGGTGCTGGTGGGCCGAGTTGCCGCGCGAATAGGTCGGCAGGCCGGCATAGCCGGTCAGGCGCACGCCGTCTCGCGTCTGGTCGATCAGCAGCGCGTTGTCCTGGAACTCGCCCCCCAGGACGGCGTGGAGCCGCTTCAGCCGCCCCTCCGGCCCCTCGGCCTCGGCCGGCAGGCGCAGCACACGGCGCCCGTCCAGGTCCAGGGCGAAGGCCACCGCCTCGTGGGCCATGGCCTGGCGCTTGACCTCTTCGGTGATGGCCATGGCTTCGGCGCGTTCCGACTTCATGAACTTCAGCCGCGCGGGGGTGGCGAAGAACAGGTCACGTACCTCGACCCGCGCTCCGTGCGGTCCGGCGAAGGGCGCCGGATGCGCCTCGCCCACCGCCCCGCCCTCGACCGCCAGCGCATAGGCGTCGGCTGAACCTTGTGCGCGGGCTGTCAAGGTCAGGCGGGCGACCGAGCCGATCGAGGGCAGGGCCTCGCCGCGAAAGCCCAGGGTGCCGATGCGCAGCAGGTCCCAGTTTCCATCGTCATCCGGCGACAGCTTGGAGGTCGCATGGCGCTCGACGGCGACGCCCAGCTCCTCGCGCGTGAGGCCGGAGCCGTCGTCGACCACCAGGATGCGGGACAGGCCGCCCTGATCGGCCTGCACCTCGATCCGCCTCGCGCCAGCGTCGATGGCGTTTTCCACCAGCTCCTTGACGGCGCTGGCCGGCCGCTCGACCACCTCGCCGGCGGCGATGCGGTTCACGGTTTCCGGCGGGAGGCGACGGATTGTCATACGGCCACCATAGCCGATTCCGCGTTATAGGACGGCGCCCGCCACGACATCGCCTTGATCGGCGGGCCTATCGCCCAAATCTGTAGTCGTGGCGCGCCGCCTCCCCCGCGCTGATTCAACCGAGTGGATTTCTTGACCCGATCCCGCGTTTTCTCGGCGCTGTGCGCCGTTATGGCCGGCGTTTTCGGCCTGACCCTGGCATCCGCCGCCGGCGCAGCGCCGGCCTGGTGGCGCGTCTCCGATGGCCGCAACGAGATTTGGATCATCGGCGCCCCGCGCGTGACGCCGCGCAACTTCAACTGGGACACCTCGGGCCTGGAAAAGCGCCTGGCCTCGGCCAGCACCCTGATCGTGGGGCCACAGCCGAAGAACAAGGTCGCCGAGACCGGGCTGATCCTGGTCAATTTCGGCGAACTTCGCTCGCCCACGCCCATGGAGACGACGCTGTCCCCGCCGCTTCGCCGCCAGTTCGCCGCCATGCGCCAGTCGATCGGCCAGGGCCAGGGTCACTACGACGGCTGGAAACCGGCCGTAGCGGGCTTCTGGCTGTCGCAGGACTTCCTCAAGGCCTACGATCTGCAGTCCGGCCAGGTGGAGAGCAAGGTGCGCAAGCTGGCGCACGCCAAGGGGCTCAGCGAGACGCCGTCGGGCACGGTGGACGCCAGCGAGATGATCAACCAGTTCAAAACTCTCGGGGCGAAAGGCCAGGAAGCCTGCCTCGCCGCCTCGGTGCACGACCTTTCGGTGGGGCCGGATCGGCTGAAAGCCCTGGCCGACGCCTGGGCCAAGGGCGAGGTGACCACCCCGCCGATCGACGCCATCGACCGCGCCTGCCTGCAGGCGGCGCCGGCCTTTGGGGCGGCTTTCGACAGGGCGGCGAACCAGGACAGCGCCGCCATCGCCCAGGCGCTCAGCCGCGGCGCGCCGCGCGCGGTGGCGGAATTCGACCTGCCGACCCTGATCATGCCGGGGGGCGTGCTCGACCACCTGCGCGCCCGCGGGCTGCAGGTGTCTGGGCCGATGGAATAGGGCGGCGGTTGCCGGGAGCTCAGAGCCCCGGCAGCTTGATGTGCGAGTCCTTCTCGCGCTTGATCACGATCGGCCCGTTGCCGGTCAGCTTGGCGATGCGGGTCTTTTCGACTTCCGGATCGACCGGGGTCGGGCTCGAGGCGCCAGCCTCGTTGGCGGTCAGCGCCTGGCCCTGGGTCTCGGGCTTGTCCTTGCGCCAGAACATGATCTTGTCGGCGAAGCTGGTTTCCTTGTGCGCCACGCTGCCGAACTCGTCATCGACCACATAGCGGATCAGCGGGTCGGCATGATCGGCGCCGGCCTTGGAGGCCAGCATCTTTTCGCCGTCCGAGCGCGACTCGGCCGCGCGGGCGCCCAGAAGGGCGGTGCGGGCGGCGCTTTCGGGCTGCAGCTCCTGGGGGCGCGGCTCGCCGGGCGCCGGCGGGCGCAGGGCGTAGTCGGGGGGCACAACCAGGGGCGCCTTGGTGACCACGCGAAACTCGTCGGGGGTGACCTTGGTCATGCCCAGGGCCTCGCGCGTGCTCTGACAGCCCGCCAGGCCCAGGCCCGCCAGCAGAACGGCGGCGACCGCGACGCGATTGAAACTCATCAGACCTATGCTCCTAGGACCGCCCCCGGCCGTCTCTTGCGGCTTCGATAGCGCATTATTGCGCCGGGCGCCAATGCCCTAAGACGCCGCGGGTTTCTCCGCCTTGTTCGGCGAGACAAGTCCTTCCAGCAGCAGCAGGATCACGCCGACGGTGATGGCGCTGTCGGCCACGTTGAACACCCATTTGAAGCCGATCCCGGAGAAATCCAGGAAATCGACCACCGAGCCGAATCGCACCCGGTCGATCAGGTTGTTGCCGATCGCCCCGCCCATGATCAGGCCGATGGCCAGCGCCGTCCAAAGCCTGGTCTGGCGCCAGGCGAACACGCCGAGGCCGATCACCACCGCCGCGGCGAAGATCACCAGCAGCCAGCGGCCCATGGGCGTGTCGGCGCGCAGGAGGCCGAAGCTGACCCCCTGGTTGGCCACCGAGCTGAGCATGAAGAAGGGCGGCAGCACCGGGATCCGCAGACGTTCGGGCAAGTCCAGCGGGCCGATGACATAGGCCTTGGAGGCCTGGTCCAGCACCACCACCAGGGCGGCGAGGGCGTAGGCGACCCAGCTGGTGCGGCGGCCCGGCGATTCACTCGCCATGCTGTTCATCCCAGTAGGCGACCGCGTCGGCGTCGCGCAGCGACAGGTCGGGGTAGCGCGGATCGCTTCCCACCTCCGGCAGGATGCGCCAGGAACGAGCGCACTTCTGACCTTCGGCCTTCAGCGGTTCGACGGCGACGCCCTTGACCTCGTCGAGGCGGAAGGCGCCCTCAGGCCCTTCGCCGGCGACCAGGCTCGCCTGGCTGGTGCGGAACACCTCGGCGGCGTCCAGGCCCTCGAAGGCGGCCAGGAGTTCGGGCGCTGTGATATGCACCCGGGGCGCCGCCTCCAGGGCCGCGCCGATGCGCTTTTCGCGCCGCTCGACCTCCAGGGCGCCGGTGACCGCGCGGGTCACCGTCTCGACCCGGCCCCAGCGCTCGGCCTCGGCGTCGTTGCGCCATTCCGCCGGCGTCTCCGGGATCACCCTCAGGCAGTTGGAGCCAGCGCTGGGGAAGCGCGTGGCCCAGGCCTCCTCCATGGTGAAACAGGCCAGGGGCGAGAGCCAGGCGGTCAGGCGCTCGAACACCAGGTCCATCACCGTGCGGCAGGCGCGGCGGCGCAGGCTGTCAGGCCGGTCGCAATAGAGGGCGTCCCGGCGGATGTCGAAATAGAGGGCCGACAGGTCGCCCGAACAGAACTCGGACAGCGGCCGCCAGACGTCCTGGAAGCGGTAGGTCTCGTAGGCGCGGCGAACCAGGCCGTCGAGCTGCCAGAGGCGATGCAGGATGTAGCGCTCCAGCGGCGGCATGTCGGCCAGGGCTACGCGCTCTGCCTCGTCGAAGCCGGCCAGGCCGCCCAAGAGGTAGCGCACCGTGTTGCGCAGCTTGCGATAGCCGTCGACCGTGGTCTGCAGGATGGTCTTGCCGATCCGCTGGTCCTCGGCGTAGTCGACCATCGCCGCCCAGAGGCGCAGGATCTCGGCCCCGCTGTCCTTCATGATCGCCTGGGGCTCGATGGTGTTGCCCAGGCTCTTGGACATCTTCTCGCCCTTCTCGTCGAGCGTGAAGCCGTGGGTCACGACCGCTTTGAACGGCGCGCGCCCGCGCGTGCCGCAGGATTCCAGCAGCGAGGACTGGAACCAGCCGCGGTGCTGGTCCGAGCCCTCCAGATAGCAGTCGGCGGGCGAGTGGGAATCCGCCCGGCCCTCCAGGGTGAAGGCGTGGGTCGAGCCGCTGTCGAACCATACGTCGAGGATGTCGTCGACCTTCTCGTAGCGGTCGGGATCGTGGTTGCCCAGGAAGTCACTGGCCGGGCGGTTGAACCAGGCGTCGGCGCCCTCCTCGGCGATGGCCTCGCAGATGCGCTTGGAGACGTCCGGGTCCGCCAGGGGGTGGCCGGTGTCCTTCTCGATGAAGATGGCCAGGGGCGAGCCCCAGGCGCGCTGGCGGCTGACCAGCCAGTCGGGGCGGGTCTCGACCATCGAGCGGATGCGGTTGCGCCCCTGAGCCGGATAGAACTCGGTGGCGTCGATGGCGCGCAGCGCGGTCTGGCGCAGGGTCTTGCCCTGGTGCGCCGGGCCCTCGATCGGCGCGTCCATGCGAATGAACCACTGGGGCGTATTGCGGAAGATCACCGGGGCCTTGGAGCGCCAGCTGTGCGGATAGCTGTGCTCCAGCCGGCCGCGGGCCAGAAGGTTGCCGGCCTCGATCAGCCTGTCCATCACCGCGCCGTTGGCCGGGCCGAACTTGCCGGCCTTCTTGCCCTCGGTCTCCAGCACCTTCAGGCCGGCGAACAGGGGCACGTGGTCGTAGTAGGCGCCGTCCGGATCGACGGTGTCGGGGATCTCGCGATGGCCGTGGGCCAGCCAGACCTGATAGTCGTCCTGGCCATGGCCGGGAGCTGTGTGGACGAAGCCCGTGCCCGCATCCTCGGTCACATGGTCACCGGCCAGCAGCGGCACCGCGAAACCATAGCCCGAGTCCAGGTTGGCCAGGGGGTGGGCGCAGACCATGCCCTGGCAGTCGACCCGTTCCTCGCGGCGCCAGCGGTCGATCTTGGCCGCCGCGCGCACGTCCTCGGCCAGCCGGTCGGCGACGACCAGCCGGTCGCCGGGCTTGGCCCAGGGCTCGAACGGCAGGCCGGTCTCCATGGCCTCGACCACATAGACCGAATAGGCGATGTCCGGATTGTACGAGATCGCCCGGTTGGCCGGGATGGTCCAGGGCGTGGTGGTCCAGATCACCACCGAGGCCCCGACCTCGCCGTCCGAGCCCTCGATCACCGGGAACTTCACCCAGACCGTGGGGCTGACATGGTCGTGGTATTCGATTTCTGCGTCGGCCAGGGCGGTGCGCTCGACCGGGCTCCACATGACGGGCTTGGAGCCGCGATAGAGCTGGCCCATGGCCACGAACTTGTGGAACTCCTCGACGATCTTGGCTTCGCTGGAGAAATCCATGGTCGAGTAGCGGTTAGCCCAGTCGCCGATCACCCCCAGGCGCTGGAATTCGCCGCCCTGGACCCCGATCCAGTGCTCGGCGTATTCGCGGCAGCGGGCGCGGAACTCGGCCTTGCTGACCTCGTCCTTGCGCCGGCCTTTGCTACGGAACTCCTCCTCGACCTTCCACTCGATCGGCAGGCCGTGGCAGTCCCAGCCGGGGACGTAGTCGACGTCGTAGCCCAACAGGAAACGCGAGCGGACCACGAAGTCCTTGAGGATCTTGTTCAGCGAGTGGCCGATGTGGATGGCGCCATTGGCGTAGGGCGGGCCGTCATGGAACACGAACAGGGGCGCCCCGTCCGCCTGGCGCTTCTTGCGCATGGCGGCGTAGAGGTCGGTGCGCGCCCATTCGCCCAGGATCTCGGGCTCCAGCTTGGGTAGGCCCGCGCGCATGGGGAACGGGGTCTCGGGAAGGAAGACGGTTTCGCGGTAGTCGCGGGCGGCGGTCTCGCCGTGGGCGTCGTTGGCCATGATCGGATCCAAAACTAAGGCTCGATGGGACTTTGAAAAGGGTCGAGGTCTCCCGGCGCGCGACAGCCCTTAACAGGAGCGCGTCACGCCGGGCGGATAATTCGAAACCCTGTCCGAACCTTGATCATGCGGGCGGTGTAACAGAGGGCGGCGCGAGGGGCGAGTGGGTTGTTGCCCCAGCCCAGCCCTAGCTTGTCGGGAGCATCTCTACGCCAGCCGCCCGGGCGGCGGCGACTAGGCGCTTGTCACTGGTCGCAAGGGGAACTTGCAGGCGGAGCGTCAGTTCGAGATAGGTCGCATCATAAGCGGTCAGGCCATAGGCTTCGGCGAGTTGCGCTGTCGCGCTCCATGTCCGAACGGCGGTTTCATCGTCGATGCTGATCGGCAAGGCGTTGAGCAGGCCCGCCAGGCTGCGGCGCTTCTCGGCCGTGATCCTGCCACGCCGTTCGGCGGTCAGCAGCCCGTTCAGCGCCTCGATCGGCCATAGCTGCGGGGCGAATGCGCCCGCTGCGGCGACCCGGTCGAGCAGCGCCATGATCGCCGGAGTCTGTTCGTCCTCGAAGCACCAGGCGAGGGCGATGGAATTGTCGAGGACGAAACTCACCGCCGCCCTTCGTCGATCAGGTCCCGGATGCTCAGGCCGCCCAGCGTCTGGCCTTTGCTGGCCGTTCGAAGCCCCTCGGCGGCGCGGCGGGCCTTGTCTCGATTGAAGCCGGTCTCCGCCGGAACCAGGCGGGCTATCGGCTTGCCGCGACGTGTGATCATCACCTCGCCGCCGCCTTCGACTTCGTCCAACAGGGCCGTCAGACGATTCTTGGCTTCAAAGACGCCGACGGTATGCATTGGGCTGCTCCGATGAGTTGGCTATCTGGCTAGCTAGATGGCTAGATTAGCAGGCGGGATCGTTAGTTCCAATACGACAGGCGGAGGCCGGTTGCGCCCTTGACTTGGCCGGAACGGCAGGCAGGCTCGCAACTGTGAAATCAAGGCTCGGCCTCGCCGCTGGACGGCGCACCTAGAGACCAAGTGCGGGCCACCGCGTCCCTGACCGCCGATACGGAACGAGCGACGCCGCATCCGATCGCCCCTCGACAGGCTTGCTAAGCTGCATCATCTCTGGGTCATGCAGCGGAGCTATCCGAGATTGACGAAGGCGCAGGCCGACGCGCTGAGCCTCATTACGCCCAGCGGAGGCCGTGCCGGCGAGCCACTGTATTTCCCTTCTCGAGTTCGCCTCAAATCCGGCACGAATATCGAGTGTGTTTACCTAAGCGAGGCCATCACTTGGTTCCGTTGGTGGGGTGTCTGGCCCGAAGATGATCGCGGCAAGTCAGTCGTCTCTCTGGCCGAGATCGACGCCCTCTCGGAAAGCCCACATCGCTTGCCCGCGAGCTTCGCCAACCAGCTCTATGAAGCCGGCGAGACTGGGATGGGCTACACCGTCTTCACCGTGAAGTTCCACGACGGCACCAGTTGCGCATTTGGGAACGGCAACGCGATCGACTTCATCCACTATCCTGCCGGAAAGTCCGCACGTGATGTCGCTGCGGTCACGCCGCATGTTCCGGCTGGAGGCCGGAACATGAATCCAGTCCCGGATTACTCGTGGTGTCTCTACAGCGTGGAATGACCTGCCCCGATTCGGCAGCGGCGGTTAAAGCCGTCTCGGTCCTTGCCTCTCAAATCTCTGGCAGCAAAATCCTCGCCGCCGCGTCGGCATCCTTGCCGATCTGGTCGATCAGCGCTTCCAGGCCCTCGAACTTCAACTCCGGCCGCAGGAACGCCACCAGGTCCGTCTCGATGGTCTGGCCGTAGAGGTCTTCGTCGAATTCGAACAGCCAGACCTCCAGCCGCGCCTCGACCAGGCCGGTCGTCGGATTGACGCCGAAATTGGCCACGCCGGGGATCTCGCGGCCGTCGGCCAAGCGGGTCCTCGTCGCATAGGAGCCCAGGCGCGGGCGGACATAGTCGCCGCCGTTCACGTTGGCGGTGGGGAAGCCCAGCTTGCGGCCCAGCTTCTGGCCCTCGACCACCACGCCCTCGATGGCGAAGGGCCGGCCGAGGATTTCGGTGGCGCGTTCGGGATGGCCGGCCTTCAGCGCCTCGCGCACCCCGCTGGAGGAGTATTTGGCGATCTTCTCGTCGCCCGCCCGCTCGGCGATGGAGACCGAGAAGCCATAGGTCTCGCCATAGCGCTTCAAGGCCTCGGGATCGCCGCTGCGGCCCTTGCCGAAGGTGATGTCGAAGCCGGCGGCGACGTGGCGGGCGCCGAGCCCTGAGGCCAGCACGTCGCGGGCGAAGTCCTCGTCGCTCATCTGCGCCATCTCGGCGTCGAACGGCAGCACGTAGAAGAAGTCGACCCCCAGGTCGTCCAGCGCCCGGGCCTGCTGGTCCAGGGTCATCAGCCGGAAGGGCTCGACATTGGGGAAGAAGTAGCGCCGCGGATGCGGCTCGAAGCTGATCACCCCCAGCGGCGCGTGCAGCCGGCCGGCGGCGACAGCGGCGGCGGCGATCACCCGCTGGTGGCCCCGGTGCACGCCGTCGAACTCGCCCAGCGCCACGGCCGCGCCGCGGTGCTCGGGCTCGATGTCGCGCCAGCCGTGGATCACTTTCAGATGCAAGTTCAGCCGCCCCGCCGCGAAACCATCACCACCGCCTCGCCCTCGACCACGGCCTTGCCGTTCACGCTGCAGACGGTGCGAAGCGTCACATGGGCCTTGGCCTCATCGATCGCCACTATCTCGACCCTGGCCGTCACCCCGTCGCCGATCTTCACCGGGCGGCGGAACTTCAGCGATTGCGACAGGTAGATGCTCCCCGGTCCCGGCAGTTGCATGCCGATCACCGCCGAGATGTAGCTGGCCGCCAGCATGCCGTGGGCGATGCGGCCCTTGAACTGGGTGGTTGAGGCATAGGCCTCATCCAGGTGCACGGGATTAGCGTCGCCGGAGACCTCGGCGAAGGCCTGGATCACGGCCTCGCTGACCGTCCAGGCGCGCTCGGCGCTCTGGCCGACGCTCAGGTCCTCAAGCTGCAGTCCGCTC is a genomic window of Phenylobacterium montanum containing:
- a CDS encoding TraB/GumN family protein — translated: MTRSRVFSALCAVMAGVFGLTLASAAGAAPAWWRVSDGRNEIWIIGAPRVTPRNFNWDTSGLEKRLASASTLIVGPQPKNKVAETGLILVNFGELRSPTPMETTLSPPLRRQFAAMRQSIGQGQGHYDGWKPAVAGFWLSQDFLKAYDLQSGQVESKVRKLAHAKGLSETPSGTVDASEMINQFKTLGAKGQEACLAASVHDLSVGPDRLKALADAWAKGEVTTPPIDAIDRACLQAAPAFGAAFDRAANQDSAAIAQALSRGAPRAVAEFDLPTLIMPGGVLDHLRARGLQVSGPME
- a CDS encoding DUF3035 domain-containing protein, translating into MSFNRVAVAAVLLAGLGLAGCQSTREALGMTKVTPDEFRVVTKAPLVVPPDYALRPPAPGEPRPQELQPESAARTALLGARAAESRSDGEKMLASKAGADHADPLIRYVVDDEFGSVAHKETSFADKIMFWRKDKPETQGQALTANEAGASSPTPVDPEVEKTRIAKLTGNGPIVIKREKDSHIKLPGL
- the lspA gene encoding signal peptidase II; the encoded protein is MASESPGRRTSWVAYALAALVVVLDQASKAYVIGPLDLPERLRIPVLPPFFMLSSVANQGVSFGLLRADTPMGRWLLVIFAAAVVIGLGVFAWRQTRLWTALAIGLIMGGAIGNNLIDRVRFGSVVDFLDFSGIGFKWVFNVADSAITVGVILLLLEGLVSPNKAEKPAAS
- the ileS gene encoding isoleucine--tRNA ligase, which gives rise to MANDAHGETAARDYRETVFLPETPFPMRAGLPKLEPEILGEWARTDLYAAMRKKRQADGAPLFVFHDGPPYANGAIHIGHSLNKILKDFVVRSRFLLGYDVDYVPGWDCHGLPIEWKVEEEFRSKGRRKDEVSKAEFRARCREYAEHWIGVQGGEFQRLGVIGDWANRYSTMDFSSEAKIVEEFHKFVAMGQLYRGSKPVMWSPVERTALADAEIEYHDHVSPTVWVKFPVIEGSDGEVGASVVIWTTTPWTIPANRAISYNPDIAYSVYVVEAMETGLPFEPWAKPGDRLVVADRLAEDVRAAAKIDRWRREERVDCQGMVCAHPLANLDSGYGFAVPLLAGDHVTEDAGTGFVHTAPGHGQDDYQVWLAHGHREIPDTVDPDGAYYDHVPLFAGLKVLETEGKKAGKFGPANGAVMDRLIEAGNLLARGRLEHSYPHSWRSKAPVIFRNTPQWFIRMDAPIEGPAHQGKTLRQTALRAIDATEFYPAQGRNRIRSMVETRPDWLVSRQRAWGSPLAIFIEKDTGHPLADPDVSKRICEAIAEEGADAWFNRPASDFLGNHDPDRYEKVDDILDVWFDSGSTHAFTLEGRADSHSPADCYLEGSDQHRGWFQSSLLESCGTRGRAPFKAVVTHGFTLDEKGEKMSKSLGNTIEPQAIMKDSGAEILRLWAAMVDYAEDQRIGKTILQTTVDGYRKLRNTVRYLLGGLAGFDEAERVALADMPPLERYILHRLWQLDGLVRRAYETYRFQDVWRPLSEFCSGDLSALYFDIRRDALYCDRPDSLRRRACRTVMDLVFERLTAWLSPLACFTMEEAWATRFPSAGSNCLRVIPETPAEWRNDAEAERWGRVETVTRAVTGALEVERREKRIGAALEAAPRVHITAPELLAAFEGLDAAEVFRTSQASLVAGEGPEGAFRLDEVKGVAVEPLKAEGQKCARSWRILPEVGSDPRYPDLSLRDADAVAYWDEQHGE
- a CDS encoding type II toxin-antitoxin system VapC family toxin, which produces MSFVLDNSIALAWCFEDEQTPAIMALLDRVAAAGAFAPQLWPIEALNGLLTAERRGRITAEKRRSLAGLLNALPISIDDETAVRTWSATAQLAEAYGLTAYDATYLELTLRLQVPLATSDKRLVAAARAAGVEMLPTS
- a CDS encoding type II toxin-antitoxin system Phd/YefM family antitoxin codes for the protein MHTVGVFEAKNRLTALLDEVEGGGEVMITRRGKPIARLVPAETGFNRDKARRAAEGLRTASKGQTLGGLSIRDLIDEGRR
- a CDS encoding bifunctional riboflavin kinase/FAD synthetase, yielding MHLKVIHGWRDIEPEHRGAAVALGEFDGVHRGHQRVIAAAAVAAGRLHAPLGVISFEPHPRRYFFPNVEPFRLMTLDQQARALDDLGVDFFYVLPFDAEMAQMSDEDFARDVLASGLGARHVAAGFDITFGKGRSGDPEALKRYGETYGFSVSIAERAGDEKIAKYSSSGVREALKAGHPERATEILGRPFAIEGVVVEGQKLGRKLGFPTANVNGGDYVRPRLGSYATRTRLADGREIPGVANFGVNPTTGLVEARLEVWLFEFDEDLYGQTIETDLVAFLRPELKFEGLEALIDQIGKDADAAARILLPEI
- a CDS encoding MaoC family dehydratase; the encoded protein is MSGLQLEDLSVGQSAERAWTVSEAVIQAFAEVSGDANPVHLDEAYASTTQFKGRIAHGMLAASYISAVIGMQLPGPGSIYLSQSLKFRRPVKIGDGVTARVEIVAIDEAKAHVTLRTVCSVNGKAVVEGEAVVMVSRRGG